A stretch of the Azospirillum brasilense genome encodes the following:
- a CDS encoding DUF2325 domain-containing protein: MPSCVLGQAKRRKLWTIPTEYHCSIVGTCLSSEDVAWLCRRLKLVPTADARPYDIHRYFVEKAAEDGPEARLMHKRLDETFAVAVKRFARETTEEGWMALWTAAVASGDVAAAYWGVLSHGAMPDAVRVRAFADVHMLSHIMGGENRRQLRENRDLARRCDELTARLAKQERAAAERVAEKDARIRELEAQLTAQRAAPAVPETPNVSKAQSVRAPGQARLLRTMDALHRRVASERMRARHAEAEVERLRRLLDPPAAQLRRTAAAETNAPTDLGGRAILYVGGRTKSLPHLRAAVETRNGCLLHHDGGFEQTTRCLEGLVERADVVVCPVDCVSHDACLRVKGLCRRMGKPFVPMRSAGATSFARILHSFGQDGAGEESAHH, from the coding sequence AGCTGTGGACGATTCCCACGGAGTACCATTGCTCCATCGTGGGCACCTGCCTGTCGTCCGAGGACGTGGCGTGGCTGTGCCGGCGGCTGAAGCTGGTCCCCACGGCGGACGCCCGCCCCTACGACATCCACCGCTACTTCGTGGAGAAGGCCGCTGAGGACGGGCCGGAAGCCCGCTTGATGCACAAGCGGCTGGACGAGACCTTCGCCGTCGCGGTGAAGCGCTTCGCCCGCGAAACGACCGAAGAGGGCTGGATGGCGCTGTGGACCGCCGCGGTGGCCTCGGGCGACGTCGCCGCCGCCTACTGGGGCGTGCTGAGCCACGGCGCCATGCCCGACGCGGTCCGGGTGCGCGCCTTCGCCGACGTGCACATGCTCTCGCACATCATGGGTGGCGAGAACCGGCGCCAATTGCGGGAGAACCGCGATCTGGCCCGGCGCTGCGACGAGTTGACCGCCCGGCTGGCCAAGCAGGAACGCGCCGCCGCCGAACGCGTCGCCGAGAAGGACGCCCGCATCCGGGAACTGGAGGCGCAGCTCACCGCCCAGCGGGCCGCGCCCGCGGTTCCGGAAACGCCCAACGTCTCGAAAGCCCAGTCGGTCCGGGCGCCGGGCCAGGCGCGTCTGCTGCGCACCATGGACGCCCTGCACCGCCGCGTCGCCAGCGAGCGCATGCGCGCCCGCCACGCCGAGGCGGAAGTGGAACGGCTGCGGCGCCTGCTCGACCCGCCGGCCGCGCAGCTCCGCCGCACCGCCGCCGCCGAGACGAACGCCCCGACCGACCTCGGCGGGCGGGCCATCCTCTATGTGGGCGGGCGGACCAAAAGCCTGCCTCACCTGCGGGCGGCGGTGGAGACGCGCAACGGCTGCCTGCTGCACCATGACGGCGGGTTCGAGCAGACGACCCGCTGCCTGGAAGGGCTGGTGGAACGCGCCGACGTGGTGGTCTGCCCCGTCGATTGCGTCAGCCACGACGCCTGCCTGCGGGTGAAGGGGCTGTGCCGCCGCATGGGCAAGCCCTTCGTTCCCATGCGCAGCGCCGGAGCGACCAGCTTCGCCCGCATCCTGCACAGCTTCGGGCAGGACGGCGCCGGGGAGGAATCCGCCCACCACTGA